The following are encoded in a window of Cinclus cinclus chromosome 32, bCinCin1.1, whole genome shotgun sequence genomic DNA:
- the ECSIT gene encoding evolutionarily conserved signaling intermediate in Toll pathway, mitochondrial: protein MRLNWVRALPRSLWGSPGVPELCRSLCQRPARAPTEGGDTARTPRPGRPQQCHPAEGDASRGDTTRGATSGTSTWHRHFHEIRDEEDGPQPWDHPRGPLRGDSSGGDSSGGDTSRGDTSRGDTSKAPLRRLRSHKTQHDDSHQDPHDGDTGDTGAPRRGPEAFEAALRDMERSPPARGGRLALVEAALAAMPALGVERSLSAYNGLLRLLPRGPWVPRGPVQRLLFPFPRQQECGLQVLEQMERYGVMPDAETRFLLLGVFGPRSRPVRKVQRMMFWLPRFRHLDPHPLPPQLPPPGLATARLGLHRIAGDPGATVTVIQRPVPDTGEDEGSVQPYIVSSQSPEQRELLAQHDPSRPVFVEGPFPLWLRGTLLKYFVLRGDPLPPHLRDPPPDPERSFYFPLHLDLDLERGPWDDEDFDVDEVEEGPVFALCMAGAGDRHTLGRWISGLQEENPVLGCTPVVFRLTDGGDPSADPHERPQPPQLGTGTPPAAALEPPEGQEGGKRGGDPPKKQ from the exons ATGAGGCTGAACTGGGTCCGGGCGCTGCCCCGGAGCCTCTGGGGCAGCCCCGGAGTTCCAGAG ctctgtcgGAGCTTGTGCCAGCGCCCAGCGCGTGCCCCCACTGAGGGGGGTGACACCGCGAGGACCCCAAGACCTGGCaggccccagcagtgccaccccGCAGAGGGTGACGCCTCAAGGGGTGACACTACAAGAGGCGCCACCTCGGGAACCTCCACGTGGCATCGTCACTTCCACGAGATACGGGACGAGGAGGATGGCCCGCAGCCTTGGGACCACCCCCGTGGGCCTCTGAGGGGTGACAGCTCAGGGGGTGACAGCTCAGGGGGTGACACCTCAAGGGGTGACACCTCAAGGGGTGACACCTCCAAAGCCCCATTGCGACGCCTCCGCTCACACAAGACTCAGCACGACGACTCCCACCAGGACCCCCACgatggggacaccggggacaccggAGCCCCCCGGCGCGGCCCCGAGGCGTTCGAGGCGGCTCTGCGGGACATGGAGCGGTCACCCCCGGCCCGCGGGGGCCGCCTGGCGCTGGTGGAGGCGGCCTTGGCGGCCATGCCGGCGCTGGGCGTGGAGCGCAGCCTGAGTGCCTACAATGGGCTACTGCGGCTACTGCCCCGCGGGCCGTGGGTGCCACGAGGGCCCGTGCAGCGcctgctcttccccttcccGCGGCAGCAGGAGTGCgggctgcaggtgctggagcagatggaGAGATACG gtgtgatGCCGGATGCCGAGACGCggttcctgctgctgggggtgtTCGGGCCACGCAGCCGCCCGGTGAGGAAGGTGCAGAGGATGATGTTCTGGCTGCCCCGGTTCCGCCACCTGGACCCCCACCCGCTGCCCCCACAGCTGCCCCCACCTGGGCTGGCAACCGCACGCCTGGGGCTGCACCGAATCGCCGGGGACCCCGGGGCCACCGTCACTGTCATCCAG CGGCCCGTGCCGGACACAGGGGAGGATGAAGGCTCTGTCCAGCCCTACATTGTCA gctccCAGAGCCCGGAGCAGCGGGAGCTCCTGGCCCAGCACGACCCTTCCCGCCCGGTGTTCGTGGAGGGGCCGTTCCCGTTGTGGCTCCGTGGGACCCTCCTGAAATACTTCGTGTTACGGGGGGACCCTCTGCCCCCACACCTGAGG GACCCCCCCCCAGACCCCGAGCGCAGCTTTTACTTCCCGCTGCACCTGGATCTGGACCTGGAGCGCGGCCCCTGGGACGATGAGGACTTTGATGTGGACGAAG TGGAGGAAGGTCCCGTGTTCGCCCTGTGCATGGCGGGAGCAGGTGACCGACACACCTTGGGCAGGTGGATTtcggggctgcaggaggagaacCCGGTGTTGGGGTGCACCCCCGTTGTCTTCCGCCTCACTGATGGGGGGGACCCCTCTGCTGACCCCCATGAGCGCCCCCAGCCCCCACAGCTGGGCACGGGGACCCCCCCGGCAGCAGCGCTGGAACCCCCTGAGGGCCAGGAAGGGGGGAAGCGAGGGGGAGACCCCCCCAAAAAGCAGTGA
- the ELOF1 gene encoding transcription elongation factor 1 homolog: MGRRKSKRKPPPKKKMTGTLETQFTCPFCNHEKSCDVKMDRARNTGVISCTVCLEEFQTPITYLSEPVDVYSDWIDACEAANQ; encoded by the exons ATGGGCCGCCGTAAGTCGAAGCGGAAGCCGCCGCCTAAGAAGAAGATGACGGGGACGCTGGAGACGCAGTTCACGTGTCCCTTCTGCAACCACGAGAAATCGTGCGACGTCAAGAT GGACCGCGCCCGGAACACCGGGGTGATCTCGTGTACCGTGTGCCTGGAGGAGTTCCAGACCCCCATCACCT ACCTGTCGGAGCCCGTGGACGTTTACAGCGACTGGATCGACGCCTGCGAAGCCGCCAACCAGTGA
- the ELAVL3 gene encoding ELAV-like protein 3 isoform X1 — translation MVTILSTVEAQAPSTAGPSGCGPVPVPVPVVAVPGPGVAAALPNGAPPGPPPVTDDSKTNLIVNYLPQSMSQEELRSLFGSLGDIESCKLVRDKVTGQSLGYGFVNYVEAGDADRAIGALNGLKLQTKTIKVSYARPSSASIRDANLYVSGLPKAMGQKEMEQLFSQYGRIITSRILVDQVTGVSRGVGFIRFDKRVEAEEAVRGLHGQKPLGAAEPITVKFANTPGQKSGGTLLSLCPGARRYGALHPPPQRFRLDNLLNVAYGVKRFSPLAIEAVPALAGVGLGTPSPGWCIFVYNLAPEADESVLWQLFGPFGAVTNVKVIRDFATNKCKGFGFVTMTNYEEAAMAIASLNGYRLGDRVLQVSFKTTKQHKA, via the exons ATGGTGACG ATCCTGAGCACGGTGGAGGCCCAAGCTCCCAGCACCGCGGGGCCATCAGGCTGTGgccctgtccccgtccccgtccccgtggTGGCCGTGCCAGGCCCAGGGGTGGCGGCAGCGTTGCCCAACGGGGCCCCTCCGGGTCCCCCACCCGTGACAGATGACAGCAAAACCAACCTGATTGTCAACTACCTGCCCCAGTCCATGagccaggaggagctgaggagcCTCTTCGGGAGCCTCGGGGACATCGAGTCCTGCAAGCTCGTCCGGGACAAGGTCACCG ggcagagcctggGCTACGGCTTCGTCAACTACGTGGAGGCCGGGGACGCAGACAGGGCCATCGGGGCCCTCAACGGCCTCAAGCTGCAGACCAAGACCATCAAg GTGTCCTACGCCCGGCCCAGCTCCGCCTCCATCCGCGATGCCAACCTGTACGTGAGCGGGCTGCCCAAGGCCATGGGGCAGAaggagatggagcagctcttctcccagtaCGGCCGCATCATCACATCCCGCATCCTCGTGGACCAGGTCACAG GTGTGTCGCGGGGGGTGGGGTTCATCCGCTTCGACAAGCGCGTGGAGGCCGAGGAGGCCGTGCGGGGGCTGCACGGGCAGAAGCCCCTCGGGGCAGCTGAGCCCATCACGGTCAAGTTTGCCAACACCCCCGGGCAGAAATCGGGGGGGACCCTGCTGAGCCTATGCCCCGGTGCCCGGCGTTACGGGGCCCTGCACCCCCCCCCGCAGCGCTTCCG ACTGGACAATTTGCTGAACGTGGCTTACGGCGTCAAGAG GTTCTCACCGTTGGCCATCGAGGCGGTGCCGGCGCTGGCCGGGGTGGGCTTGGGGACCCCCAGTCCTGGCTGGTGCATCTTCGTCTACAACCTGGCGCCGGAGGCGGACGAGAGCGTCCTGTGGCAGCTTTTTGGACCTTTCGGCGCCGTCACCAACGTCAAGGTGATCCGGGACTTCGCCACCAACAAGTGCAAAGGGTTCGGGTTCGTCACCATGACCAACTACGAGGAGGCGGCCATGGCCATCGCTAGCCTCAATGGCTACCGCCTGGGAGACCGCGTGCTCCAGGTGTCCTTCAAGACCACCAAGCAGCACAAAGCCTGA
- the ELAVL3 gene encoding ELAV-like protein 3 isoform X2: MVTQILSTVEAQAPSTAGPSGSLPNGAPPGPPPVTDDSKTNLIVNYLPQSMSQEELRSLFGSLGDIESCKLVRDKVTGQSLGYGFVNYVEAGDADRAIGALNGLKLQTKTIKVSYARPSSASIRDANLYVSGLPKAMGQKEMEQLFSQYGRIITSRILVDQVTGVSRGVGFIRFDKRVEAEEAVRGLHGQKPLGAAEPITVKFANTPGQKSGGTLLSLCPGARRYGALHPPPQRFRFSPLAIEAVPALAGVGLGTPSPGWCIFVYNLAPEADESVLWQLFGPFGAVTNVKVIRDFATNKCKGFGFVTMTNYEEAAMAIASLNGYRLGDRVLQVSFKTTKQHKA, from the exons ATGGTGACG CAGATCCTGAGCACGGTGGAGGCCCAAGCTCCCAGCACCGCGGGGCCATCAGGCT CGTTGCCCAACGGGGCCCCTCCGGGTCCCCCACCCGTGACAGATGACAGCAAAACCAACCTGATTGTCAACTACCTGCCCCAGTCCATGagccaggaggagctgaggagcCTCTTCGGGAGCCTCGGGGACATCGAGTCCTGCAAGCTCGTCCGGGACAAGGTCACCG ggcagagcctggGCTACGGCTTCGTCAACTACGTGGAGGCCGGGGACGCAGACAGGGCCATCGGGGCCCTCAACGGCCTCAAGCTGCAGACCAAGACCATCAAg GTGTCCTACGCCCGGCCCAGCTCCGCCTCCATCCGCGATGCCAACCTGTACGTGAGCGGGCTGCCCAAGGCCATGGGGCAGAaggagatggagcagctcttctcccagtaCGGCCGCATCATCACATCCCGCATCCTCGTGGACCAGGTCACAG GTGTGTCGCGGGGGGTGGGGTTCATCCGCTTCGACAAGCGCGTGGAGGCCGAGGAGGCCGTGCGGGGGCTGCACGGGCAGAAGCCCCTCGGGGCAGCTGAGCCCATCACGGTCAAGTTTGCCAACACCCCCGGGCAGAAATCGGGGGGGACCCTGCTGAGCCTATGCCCCGGTGCCCGGCGTTACGGGGCCCTGCACCCCCCCCCGCAGCGCTTCCG GTTCTCACCGTTGGCCATCGAGGCGGTGCCGGCGCTGGCCGGGGTGGGCTTGGGGACCCCCAGTCCTGGCTGGTGCATCTTCGTCTACAACCTGGCGCCGGAGGCGGACGAGAGCGTCCTGTGGCAGCTTTTTGGACCTTTCGGCGCCGTCACCAACGTCAAGGTGATCCGGGACTTCGCCACCAACAAGTGCAAAGGGTTCGGGTTCGTCACCATGACCAACTACGAGGAGGCGGCCATGGCCATCGCTAGCCTCAATGGCTACCGCCTGGGAGACCGCGTGCTCCAGGTGTCCTTCAAGACCACCAAGCAGCACAAAGCCTGA
- the ZNF653 gene encoding zinc finger protein 653 — translation MHTELLRDAADVITARRAMSATEGGPGGPGGPGGSDPGGSRKTRGRPRLTETDRARRRLESRKKYDVRRVYLGEAHGPWVELRRRSGWSDAKLAAYLLGLERGQRAGRRGKPWEQLPKKPKRKKRRRRNVNCLRHAVIWYEDHRQRCPYEPRLAELDPSVGLYTTAVWQCERGHRYFQDLHSPLRPLSDSDGDDAPGSSSSSSSSSSSSSGGCSSGSEAAPGGGPAVPAPPPGGPAPPEALEAVVCVPLPLPLPARGGLDEGGPPTLLQGPPLLILAGPGYEALGGLQLDVGGHEVLLEGGGSFPAPPVEPHLPKTAPLMAEEDEEDPPPPPEPPREPPRDPSPAEDTEVSTIIYEIPKEPERRRRSRRGRDPSPDPEDPPDPLTCPYAGCGQEFSALSSFQNHVNLVHRKGRTQVCPQPGCGKRFYLANHLRRHMGVHSGVREFTCDTCGKSFKRKNHLEVHRRTHTGETPLQCEVCGYRCRQRASLTWHMRRHGGLKSHPEPRGT, via the exons ATGCACACGGAGCTGCTCCGCGACGCCGCTGACGTCATCACAGCGCGCCGCGCCATGAGCGCGACCGAGGGCGGCCCCGGCGgccccgggggtcccgggggttCCGACCCCGGCGGGAGCCGCAAAACTCGGGGGCGGCCGCGCCTCACCGAAACGGACCGGGCTCGGCGGCGCCTGGAGTCGCGCAAGAAGTACGACGTGCGGCGGGTGTACCTCGGCGAGGCGCACGGGCCCTGGGTGGAGCTGCGGCGCCGCAGCGGATGGAGCGACGCGAAGCTGGCGGCTtacctgctggggctggagcgggGACAGCGCGCGGGGCGGCGCGG CAaaccctgggagcagctcccgAAAAAGCCCAAACGCAAGAAAA GGCGCCGGCGGAACGTGAACTGCCTGCGGCACGCGGTGATCTGGTACGAGGACCACCGGCAGCGCTGCCCGTACGAGCCGCGCCTGGCGGAGCTGGACCCCTCGGTGGGGCTCTACACCACGGCCGTGTGGCAATGTGAGCGTGGCCACCGCTACTTCCAGGACCTGCACTCGCCCCTGCGGCCCCTCAGCGACTCCGACGGCGATGACG CCCCcggctcctcttcctcctcctcatcttcctcctcctcctcttcggggggctgcagctctggctcagAGGCAGCACCAGGGGGgggtcctgcagtgccagccccacCTCCCGGGGGTCCAGCCCCCCCTGAGGCCTTGGAGGCCGTGGTTTGTGTCCCCCTGCCACTGCCCCTCCCTGCCCGGGGGGGGCTGGATGAGGGTGGTCCCCCCACCCTCCTGCAGGGACCCCCACTCCTCATCCTGGCTGGGCCCGGCTACGAGGCCCTGGGGGGGCTCCAGCTCGATGTGGGGGGGCAcgaggtgctgctggaaggggGGGGATCCTTCCCTGCCCCACCTGTGGAGCCTCACCTGCCTAAGACAG CCCCACTGATggcagaggaggatgaggaggaccCA CCCCCCCCTCCAGAGCCCCCCCGGGAGCCCCCCCgggacccttccccagctgagGACACCGAGGTGTCGACGATAATCTACGAGATCCCCAAAGAGCCAGAAAG GCGCCGGCGGAGCAGGAGGGGCCGTGACCCCTCCCCAGACCCAGAGGACCCCCCCGACCCCCTCACCTGCCCCTACGCCGGCTGTGGGCAGGAGTTCAGCGCTCTCAGCAGCTTCCAG aACCACGTGAACCTGGTGCACCGCAAGGGCCGGACCCAGGTGTGCCCCCAGCCCGGCTGTGGGAAGAGGTTTTACCTGGCAAATCACCTGCGCCGGCACATGGGCGTCCACTCAG gtgtgCGGGAATTCACCTGTGACACCTGCGGGAAGTCTTTCAAGCGCAAGAACCACCTGGAAGTGCACAGGAGGACGCACACTGGGGAGACCCCCCTGCA GTGCGAGGTGTGTGGATACCGCTGCCGCCAGCGTGCGTCCCTGACGTGGCACATGAGGAGACACGGGGGGCTCAAGAGTCACCCTGAGCCTCGTGGCACGTAG
- the CNN1 gene encoding calponin-1 produces the protein MSNAHFNRGPAYGLSAEVKNKLAQKYDPQHERELRAWIEGTTGRRIGDNFMDGLKDGVILCELINKLQPGSVPKVNEPVQNWHKLENIGNFLRAITRYGVKPHDIFEANDLFENTNHTQVQSTLIALASQAKTKGNNVGLGVKYAEKQQRRFHPEKLREGRNIIGLQMGTNKFASQQGMTAYGTRRHLYDPKLGTDQPLDQATISLQMGTNKGASQAGMTAPGTKRQIFEPALGMEHCDTMTIGLQMGSNKGASQQGMTVYGLPRQVYDPKYCGGPELLGHDGYDGHDGLYNSQ, from the exons ATGTCCAACGCTCACTTCAACCGCGGGCCGGCCTACGGGCTGTCGGCCGAGGTGAAGAACAAG ctgGCTCAGAAGTATGACCCCCAGCACGAGCGGGAGCTCCGTGCCTGGATCGAGGGGACCACGGGACGCAGGATCGGGGACAACTTCATGGACGGGCTCAAGGATGGCGTCATCCTCTGCGA GCTCATCAACAAACTGCAGCCGGGCTCAGTGCCGAAGGTGAACGAACCCGTCCAGAACTGGCACAAG CTGGAGAACATCGGGAACTTCCTGAGGGCCATCACACGCTACGGGGTGAAGCCCCACGACATCTTCGAGGCCAACGACCTCTTCGAGAACACCAACCACACCCAGGTCCAGTCCACCCTCATCGCCCTCGCCAGCCAG GCCAAGACAAAGGGGAACAACGTGGGGCTGGGGGTGAAATAcgcagagaagcagcagcggcgCTTCCACCCCGAGAAGCTGCGCGAGGGCAGGAACATCATCGGGCTCcag ATGGGCACCAACAAGTTCGCCAGCCAGCAGGGCATGACAGCGTACGGGACGCGGCGGCACCTGTACGACCCCAAACTGGGCACGGACCAGCCCCTGGACCAGGCCACCATCAGCCTCCAGATGGGCACCAACAAAGGCGCCAGTCag GCGGGGATGACGGCGCCGGGAACGAAGCGTCAGATCTTCGAGCCGGCTCTGGGCATGGAGCACTGCGACACGATGACCATCGGGCTGCAGATGGGCAGCAACAAGGGAGCGTCCCAGCAGGGCATGACGGTCTACGGGCTCCCACGCCAGGTGTACGACCCCAAATACTGCGGGGGCCCCGAGCTGCTGGGCCACGACGGCTACGACGGCCACGACGGCCTCTACAACTCCCAGTAG